In a genomic window of Vanessa tameamea isolate UH-Manoa-2023 chromosome 31, ilVanTame1 primary haplotype, whole genome shotgun sequence:
- the LOC113394101 gene encoding zinc finger protein 431-like, protein MSKSYNGKFTSSIKVYDKKSELFKTQGDTDESDDNNSSSETDFRGFEKVPLVLCQRLDITPYLKKLGYPLAPDLKAKMVTNKNTNNTSTNKLLLTCSVILVREDLEKLKQMVKNNTLCDYNSLKCKICDKTYSNIKKLQNHKENKHMIIYKSHNKIPKRVSFSDQIIIHEVKEYHRCRKCPRIFEDYNTLRLHMKQKHKKRRCYVCHYCSKDFIDRTFFKVHIKLHCDSCGLLLANKRKYLEHRRYVCRIIKKYECKTCNIPFFNYMDLKDHSYDHLGTFFICDICKDQFRTKCEVSHHIKFLHTENCSNVLYLKREDGSYKCNFCKETSEQQHFIKEHVSTLPDLQNSVTTGYKDYYFCGECLKKFTTEKDMMQHKWTHFLKTSDNSQLRNEETKIDNNILKITYNLNEQLPDCLQPKVVLEKIKLPKESQENKEQKRAVVPDIDYFNFKGMLKKAVVDPITKKTIISKHRCEKCGKYLSSNYCLNRHLQTVHGVIKESNCAKNLQCSYCEEVFVWPSLLQTHNCIRMALPEMPFDDARPEIHFDNLSLMNQDGFDTYSISDDEDYMNAVDFEIPPPIVQLTEFEHLDIVVNGGNGRLNVINNKLYPINDLGYKVVMHEVPIEF, encoded by the exons atgtccAAAAGTTACAATGGCAAATTTACAAGTTCTATTAAAGTATATGATAAGAAATCCGAACTATTCAAGACACAAGGCGACACCGACGAGTCCGATGACAATAATTCCTCATCGGAAACAGATTTTCGCGGTTTCGAGAAGGTGCCACTAGTTCTATGTCAGCGATTAGATATTACTCCGTATTTGAAAAAACTAGGCTATCCATTGGCGCCCGATTTAAAGGCAAAAATGGTTACTAATAAAAACACCAACAATACGAGCACAAACAAATTACTTCTAACTTGTTCTGTTATACTGGTGCGAGAAGATCTGGAAAAGCTTAAGCAAATGGTAAAAAACAATACACTATGTGATTATAACAGTTTGAAGTGTAAAATTTGTGATAAAACCTATTCAAACATAAAGAAATTGCAAAACCATAAGGAAAATAaacatatgattatatataaatctcatAATAAGATACCCAAACGTGTTTCATTCTCTGATCAAATTATCATTCATGAAGTTAAAGAATACCACAGATGTAGGAAGTGTCCGAGGATATTCGAAGACTACAATACCCTGCGTCTCCACATGAAACAAAAGCATAAAAAGCGTCGGTGTTATGTTTGTCACTATTGTTCTAAAGATTTCATCGATCGGACATTTTTCAAAGtgcatataaaattacactGTGATTCATGCGGACTGCTATTGGCTAATAAGAGGAAATATTTAGAACATAGACGTTATGTTTGTAGGATAATTAAGAAATACGAATGTAAGACTTGTAATATACCGTTTTTTAATTACATGGATTTGAAAGATCATAGTTACGATCACTTGGGTACGTTTTTCATATGCGATATATGCAAGGATCAATTTCGAACTAAATGCGAAGTCTCTCATCATATTAAGTTCCTTCACACGGAAAATTGTTCCAATGTATTGTATTTGAAACGTGAAGATGGatcttataaatgtaatttctgcAAAGAGACGTCAGAACAACAGCATTTTATAAAAGAACACGTCTCCACTTTACCAGATCTGCAAAACAGTGTAACGACGGgctataaagattattatttttgcggTGAATGCTTGAAGAAGTTCACGACCGAAAAGGATATGATGCAGCACAAGTGGACCCATTTTCTAAAAACATCAGATAATTCGCAATTGCGAAACGAAGAAactaaaatagataataatatacttaaaataacatataacttaAATGAACAGTTGCCAGATTGTTTGCAACCTAAAGTAGTATtggaaaaaattaaacttcCCAAAGAATCTCAAGAAAATAAGGAACAAAAAAGAGCAGTAGTCCCCGatatcgattattttaattttaagggcATGTTAAAGAAAGCAGTCGTTGATCCGATCACGAAGAAAACTATTATATCTAAACACAGATGTGAG aaaTGCGGGAAATATCTTTCATCGAATTACTGTTTGAACCGTCACTTGCAAACAGTTCACGGTGTCATTAAGGAGTCCAACTGTGCTAAGAACTTACAATGTTCCTATTGCGAAGAAGTATTTGTATGGCCCTCGCTGCTGCAGACTCACAATTGTATAAGAATGGCGCTACCAGAGATGCCGTTTGACGACGCAAGACCAGAAATACATTTTGACAATCTCAGTTTAATGAACCAAGACGGTTTTGATACTTATAGTATATCGGACGATGAAGATTATATGAATGCGGTTGATTTTGAAATACCACCTCCTATAGTGCAACTAACAGAGTTTGAGCATTTGGATATTGTTGTGAACGGTGGAAATGGTCGTTTGAATGTAATCAACAATAAATTGTATCCAATAAATGATTTAGGTTATAAGGTAGTTATGCATGAGGTACCTATAGAATTTTAA
- the LOC113394102 gene encoding phosphatidylserine decarboxylase proenzyme, mitochondrial, whose translation MFPPTRIRSCLPVINPMFRRLKPHKPFRQISTIHNQTKSVNTTSTKFQKTKWMNFRAIFTKWVPLGSVIYVGWCYIRASVNYEVSKVEIKFYEMFPFRITSRLWGRLAACELPVSIRSLVYGTYVKLFNVNLNDAAVKDLTYYKSLSEFFTRPLRPGARYIAPALCVSPCDGVVLNCGPADTDKIEQVKGVTYSLEEFLGENKWSTNENNYYNSLLKNKKNILHQCIIYLAPGDYHRFHSPCDWTSNFRRHFSGKLLSVNPWMARLIPGLFTVNERAVYVGEWKHGFFSMTAVGATNVGSIEIYSDPELRTNTKGKRNRIEEFKNTVSYKKGELFGQFNMGSTIILLFEAPADFKFELNAGERVLVGQALTMTSKEQAR comes from the coding sequence ATGTTTCCACCGACGCGCATTCGGAGTTGCCTTCCAGTCATAAACCCGATGTTCAGACGTTTAAAACCACATAAACCATTTAGACAAATATCGACCATTCATAATCAAACAAAGAGCGTTAATACAACGAGTACGAAATTTCAGAAGACGAAATGGATGAATTTCCGTGCGATTTTTACAAAATGGGTGCCTCTGGGAAGTGTAATTTACGTTGGATGGTGCTATATACGTGCAAGTGTAAATTACGAGGTGTCaaaagtagaaataaaattCTACGAAATGTTTCCTTTTAGAATAACAAGTCGGTTATGGGGACGTTTGGCGGCCTGCGAGCTTCCCGTATCAATACGAAGTCTCGTTTACGGTACGTATGTTAAACTCttcaatgttaatttaaacGACGCAGCTGTGAAAGATCTAACATATTATAAGAGCTTATCTGAATTTTTCACTCGTCCTTTGCGACCAGGGGCCCGATACATAGCCCCGGCGCTTTGTGTGTCGCCTTGCGACGGTGTCGTTCTAAACTGTGGTCCAGCAGATACCGATAAAATAGAGCAAGTGAAAGGAGTAACCTATAGTCTTGAAGAGTTCTTAGGAGAAAACAAATGGTCCActaacgaaaataattattataattccttattgaaaaataaaaagaatatattgCACCAGTGCATAATTTATTTAGCCCCCGGTGACTACCACAGATTCCACTCCCCATGCGATTGGACCTCAAACTTTAGACGACATTTCTCCGGCAAATTGCTGTCTGTAAATCCATGGATGGCTCGGCTGATACCGGGTTTGTTCACTGTCAATGAAAGAGCAGTTTACGTTGGAGAATGGAAGCATGGTTTCTTTAGTATGACAGCAGTGGGAGCAACGAACGTTGGCTCTATCGAAATATACAGTGATCCAGAATTAAGAACAAACACTAAAGGAAAGCGCAATCGAATTGAAGAGTTTAAAAATACCGTTTCTTATAAAAAGGGGGAATTATTCGGCCAGTTCAATATGGGCAGTACTATTATATTGCTGTTCGAAGCCCCAGCCGACTTCAAATTTGAGCTGAACGCTGGTGAACGAGTTCTTGTTGGACAGGCCTTAACTATGACGTCGAAGGAGCAAGCTAGATGA